The Blastocatellia bacterium genome contains the following window.
CCCGGATCGAGGGGATTCGATGGATCCGATTCCTCTATAGCTATCCCAATCACGTGAGCGATGCCTTGATCGAGACCGTCGCTACCGAGGAGAAGGTTTGCCCGTACTTCGACATCCCCCTGCAGCATGTGAGCGCTCGTCTGCTCCGTGCCATGCGTCGAGGAGGCACGCGCCGTTCGCTCGAGCGCTTGATCGAACGCATTCGACGTCGCCTTCCAGAGGCGACGCTGCGCACGACCTTCATCGTGGGATTTCCGGGGGAGACGGAGCAGGATTTTCGCGAGCTGCTCGACTTCTGTCGGTCAGTGGAATTCGATTATGCGGGGGCATTCCTTTATTCGGACGAAGAGGGGACGGAGGCCTACGGGCTGACGGGGAAGGTACCATCGTCCGTGGCGCGCGCGCGTCAGCGGCGGCTCCTTCGCGAGTTGGAGCGGATCGCGCAGCGGCGGCATCGGCGATGGATTGGGCGAACCGTCGAGGTTTTGGTCGAAGGATATGTGGCGGCGAGCGCATCTTCTTCGGACGATCGGACTGCGACGCCGCTCGTGTTGCGAGGACGCATGGCCGCGCAAGCGCCGGAGATAGATGGGGGTGTGATCCTCGATGTGGGAGAGGCGAAACAGCCACCTCGGCCAGGAGAGTTCGTCCAAGTCGAAATCCTCGATGTCTTCGGATCCGATCTGATCGGACGAGTGCGTCATGAGAACGCGTGCTGAGTCGGAGATCGTGGAGCGAGCACCGATTCGGCTCTCTCTTGGGGATCATCTTGCTTGGTGGGTCGCCACGGGAGGGGGAAGTGGTCTGGCACCGATCGCCCCGGGGACGGTAGGCGCGTTTCTGGGCGTCCTGTTCTTCGTGGGCACTCTCTTCGTAGAGCGCGCTTTTGAGGCGAAGGGAGTAGGGTGGATCGTCGTCAGCATCTTCCTGGGCGTCGGTGTGTGGGCGTCGTCTCGCGCGGGTCGGCGTTTCGAACGGACCGATCCGCCGCAAATCGTCATTGATGAGATCGTCGGACAATATCTGGCACTGGCAATTGTTTTCGGAAGCGGAGCGGCATGGCCGAGATGGAGTGCGATCGGCGTGAGCTTCGTCTGCTTTCGCCTATTCGACATTTGGAAACCGTATCCCATTCGGCGAGTCGAGCGCTGGCCGTCTGGCATTGGGATCATGGCCGACGATGTGTTGGCGGGGGGATACGCGGGGCTCGCGACCCACGCCATCTTGCTCCTCGCGCGACAACTCTCATGAGGGGAGGCCGATGCGATCGGAGCGATCGCGCCAAGCGGAGATCATCGCCGTCGGGTCGGAACTGCTGACGCCGTTTCACGTGGACACGAATTCGCTGTGGCTCACCGAGCGGTTGAACGCGCTCGGGATCGAGGTGGTCGTGAAGACGATCGTCGGCGATGATGAAGCGCTTTTGGAACGCCTCGTGCGCGAAGCGCTCGCTCGCTCAGAGATCCTCATCTTGACTGGGGGGTTGGGGCCGACCGAGGACGACGTGACGCGAAAAGCGCTCGCGCGCGCGCTCGGGCGAGGGCTCGTGCTTGACGAGCAAGTCCTCGAGCGCATTCGGATGCGATTCGCCAGTCGCGGGCTCGTGATGCCGGCGATCAACGAGCGGCAGGCCTTGGTCTTGGAAGGGGCGATCGTGCTGGAGAATCGGTATGGTACGGCTCCGGGGATGTTCCTGGAACATCAGGGGCATGTGCTCGTCGCTTTGCCTGGGCCGCCTTCGGAGATGCGAGTCATGTTCGAGAGTGAGGTCGTGCCGCTGCTGGAACC
Protein-coding sequences here:
- the rimO gene encoding 30S ribosomal protein S12 methylthiotransferase RimO; its protein translation is MPKVGWISLGCPKNLVDSEVMMGWLVREGFALTTNVEEAEILVVNTCAFIDPARRESIETILEMAQWKERGRCRKLIVTGCLVERYGDQLRRALPEVDAILGTRELERVVEICREGEEKRRKRSLPVLSAEIASRYVEGPTHPRLLTTPRPTAYLKIAEGCDHTCSFCIIPKLRGLFRSRPLESLLKEAEELAARGVRELVLVAQDTTHYGVDIGMREGLATLLRALARIEGIRWIRFLYSYPNHVSDALIETVATEEKVCPYFDIPLQHVSARLLRAMRRGGTRRSLERLIERIRRRLPEATLRTTFIVGFPGETEQDFRELLDFCRSVEFDYAGAFLYSDEEGTEAYGLTGKVPSSVARARQRRLLRELERIAQRRHRRWIGRTVEVLVEGYVAASASSSDDRTATPLVLRGRMAAQAPEIDGGVILDVGEAKQPPRPGEFVQVEILDVFGSDLIGRVRHENAC
- a CDS encoding phosphatidylglycerophosphatase A, whose protein sequence is MRTRAESEIVERAPIRLSLGDHLAWWVATGGGSGLAPIAPGTVGAFLGVLFFVGTLFVERAFEAKGVGWIVVSIFLGVGVWASSRAGRRFERTDPPQIVIDEIVGQYLALAIVFGSGAAWPRWSAIGVSFVCFRLFDIWKPYPIRRVERWPSGIGIMADDVLAGGYAGLATHAILLLARQLS